In one Scylla paramamosain isolate STU-SP2022 unplaced genomic scaffold, ASM3559412v1 Contig61, whole genome shotgun sequence genomic region, the following are encoded:
- the LOC135098422 gene encoding probable serine/threonine-protein kinase DDB_G0282895 produces the protein MMVMMMTMMITIIIIIIIIIIIIIIIIIIIAIIITDNNNNNNNNNDDNNNNKKKKKRNEYYNSNNTTTTIKKKKKKKGKQSKDGAMPFLDVLVKKQEGRFTTSVYTKPTNPGLCLNGRSECRTRYKDSTISAYIRRALTHCSTWKQVHQEIQRSTQVLINNNFSEKDINRLVKKIVDSWHNKKQQEDKKGNINIFYKATFSTAYEEDERAITQIVKRNIKPSDPDRQVKLIIYYNTKKTSHLLKNNPSKEKESLQKSHVIYRFTCNQGNCEVLPSTYVGMTTRLSQRLTFHLAAGAPKKHLKEKHNINITRGMLVDKTEILTTCPDTRRLPILEALYIKETNPTLNQQSEDLQALPSARRPSLDSSPAQPATAVSQSETRTRSGVTSLPV, from the coding sequence atgatggtgatgatgatgacgatgatgataacaataataataataataataataataataataataataataataataataataataatagcaataataataactgataataataataataataataataataatgatgataataataataataagaagaagaagaaaagaaatgaatactacaacagcaataacaccaccactaccattaaaaaaaaaaaaaaaaaaaaaggaaagcaaagcaaAGATGGAGCCATGCCCTTTCTCGACGTCCTAGttaaaaaacaagaaggaagatttACCACCAGCGTCTACACAAAACCAACGAATCCGGGACTCTGCTTGAACGGGCGAAGTGAGTGTCGCACGAGGTACAAGGATTCCACTATCTCAGCCTACATCAGAAGAGCGCTTACACACTGCAGCACGTGGAAACAAGTCCACCAAGAAATACAGCGCTCAACTCAAGTCCTCATAAACAACAATTTCAGTGAAAAGGACATCAACCGCCTAGTAAAGAAAATTGTCGACAGCTGGCATAACAAGAAGcaacaagaggataagaaagggaacATCAACATCTTCTATAAAGCAACTTTCTCTACCGCCtacgaagaagatgagagggcCATCACGCAGATTgtgaagaggaacatcaagcctTCCGACCCTGACAGACAAGttaaactgataatttattacaacaccaagaaaaccagccatcttctaaaaaataacccctcaaaagagaaagagagccttcagaagtcacatgtcatatataggtttacgtgtaaccaaggaaactgtgaagtccttccctccacctatgttggcatgacgacaagactctcccaacgactaactttccacctcgcagcaggagcacccaagaaacatctgaaggagaagcataacataaacatcacaagaggaatgctagtagataaaacggagatcctaactacatgcccagacaccaggcgtctccccatcttagaagcactatatataaaagagacaaaccctacattaaatcaacaatccgaagacctacaagcattaccaagcgcgcgaagacccagcttggatagcagcccagcacagcccgcgacagccgtcagccaatcagagaccaggacgcgcagcggggtgacaagcctaccggtataa